ACGAAATGGCTGTACAAGCATGTTCATAGTGTTCATCACGAGTAAGCTCTTTTTTTAATGGAATTGGTTTGAAGTATCTATTTCAGATGTAAGATGAATATATTGTATCATCTTGATAGGTTTTGGGAATTAGAATTGATTAGTTATTTATGTTCAGATATGCTACCCCGTTCGGATTGACATCAGAATATGCACATCCTGCTGAAATCTTGTTCCTTGGTTTTGCAACCATCGTTGGTCCTGCCATCACTGGGCCTCATTTATTAACATTATGGTTATGGATGAGTCTAAGAGTGTTGGAGACTGTAGAGGCACACTGTGGCTATCATTTTCCTTGGAGCCTTTCCAAGGTTTTTCCAATATATGGAGGGTTAGTATGCGAAGTTATATATTCTTCCATATGCTTGTTCTCTTGAGGATTATATATTTAACCTTGAACttggttttcttgagttgctcgCAGAGCTGATTTCCATGATTATCATCACCGACTGCTCTACACCAAGTCAGGGAACTATTCATCAACTTTCACTTATATGGATTGGTAATTGTTCTGCATCTTTTGTATATTTGACAATTAGGGCAGGTACAAAACAGGGCATTGCTTGGTTTAactattattaaataaaatatatttttcaagaATGGTGGCATCTTCGACGATCCATTTCAGTTCAGAGGCATgtattcagtagatttcatccactTAAGTAAAATGCCGAATGGAAATTTTTCCACATCTGCAGAGTTTGCAAATGGAAGATGATATGCTTTCACCATGGATTACATAAAAGCTTTCTTTCTCTTAGTTGTACTTCAATACTATCTGCAATTCTGCCTTTGACTGATGTTTCCTTGGGTCTTAAAATAGATTTTGCAATCAATGACTAGCTATACTGCTAATTCAATTTCTTA
This genomic stretch from Cryptomeria japonica chromosome 8, Sugi_1.0, whole genome shotgun sequence harbors:
- the LOC131054653 gene encoding methylsterol monooxygenase 2-2 isoform X3, which codes for MNTPAAQEKCITRLLLYHFCVNLPLMIVSYPVFRFMGMTSELPLPSWKVVVSQIVLYFILEDFIFYWGHRFLHTKWLYKHVHSVHHEYATPFGLTSEYAHPAEILFLGFATIVGPAITGPHLLTLWLWMSLRVLETVEAHCGYHFPWSLSKVFPIYGGADFHDYHHRLLYTKSGNYSSTFTYMDWLFGTDKGYRKLKSLKVDSKSS
- the LOC131054653 gene encoding methylsterol monooxygenase 2-2 isoform X2, giving the protein MATLERGWQSKMNTPAAQEKCITRLLLYHFCVNLPLMIVSYPVFRFMGMTSELPLPSWKVVVSQIVLYFILEDFIFYWGHRFLHTKWLYKHVHSVHHEYATPFGLTSEYAHPAEILFLGFATIVGPAITGPHLLTLWLWMSLRVLETVEAHCGYHFPWSLSKVFPIYGGADFHDYHHRLLYTKSGNYSSTFTYMDWLFGTDKGYRKLKSLKVDSKSS